One Leucobacter muris DNA segment encodes these proteins:
- a CDS encoding DUF488 domain-containing protein — MDIRVKRVYEPAEPGDGYRVLVDRLWPRGVSKERAELDLWEKDAAPSPELRHDWHSDPRGHDPERFAAFADHYRAELAESPASEALDRLADLARDHDPLTLLYGARDEHANHAVVLCEALRQRLAAR, encoded by the coding sequence GTGGACATCAGGGTCAAGCGCGTCTACGAGCCCGCAGAGCCGGGCGACGGCTACCGCGTGCTCGTCGATCGCCTCTGGCCGCGCGGCGTGTCGAAGGAGCGCGCCGAGCTCGACCTCTGGGAGAAGGACGCGGCGCCGAGTCCCGAGCTGCGACACGACTGGCACAGCGACCCCCGCGGGCACGATCCCGAACGCTTCGCCGCGTTCGCCGACCACTATCGCGCCGAACTCGCCGAGTCTCCCGCCTCCGAAGCGCTCGACCGGCTCGCCGACCTGGCCCGCGACCACGATCCGCTCACACTGCTGTACGGCGCCAGGGACGAGCACGCGAACCACGCGGTCGTGCTGTGCGAGGCCCTGCGGCAGCGGCTCGCCGCACGCTGA